The following proteins are co-located in the Legionella busanensis genome:
- the ftsZ gene encoding cell division protein FtsZ → MFELTQCQENSAIIKVVGVGGGGGNALEHMVSENIDGVEFICANTDAQALKNSSAKIHIQLGEELTKGLGAGANPKIGREAAEEDKERIREVLEGADMVFITAGMGGGTGTGAAPVFAEVAKELNILTVAVVTKPFSFEGKQRALAAEDGIRRLAEHVDSLITIPNNKLLSVLGKNITLLNAFKAANNVLLGAVKGIADLITRPGLINVDFADVRTVMSEMGMAMMGTGSATGEQRARQAAEAAIASPLLEDVNFSGAKGILVNITAGLNMSIGEFEEVGDVVKEFISDDATVVVGTVIDPDMTDEMRVTVIVTGLGGSERGRAQVGSTKARMNESTRMDGSLDYHQLDRPAVMRKQASITSAPAKKAADATVQDVDYLDIPAFLRRQEERID, encoded by the coding sequence ATGTTTGAATTGACGCAATGCCAGGAAAACAGTGCCATTATAAAAGTAGTAGGTGTTGGCGGTGGTGGTGGGAACGCACTTGAACACATGGTCAGCGAAAATATTGATGGCGTAGAGTTTATCTGCGCAAATACAGATGCACAAGCCTTAAAAAATTCAAGTGCTAAAATTCATATTCAATTAGGCGAAGAATTAACTAAAGGATTGGGGGCAGGCGCTAACCCTAAAATTGGCCGTGAAGCAGCTGAAGAAGATAAAGAGAGAATTCGTGAGGTGCTTGAAGGCGCAGATATGGTATTTATTACGGCTGGCATGGGGGGTGGTACTGGTACTGGGGCGGCACCCGTGTTTGCTGAAGTTGCTAAAGAGCTTAATATTTTGACTGTCGCTGTCGTCACTAAACCATTCTCCTTTGAAGGAAAACAACGCGCCCTTGCTGCAGAAGATGGTATTCGACGCTTAGCAGAGCATGTTGATTCTTTAATTACTATCCCTAATAATAAATTATTAAGTGTTTTAGGTAAAAACATTACACTCTTAAATGCCTTTAAAGCTGCTAATAACGTATTACTTGGCGCTGTTAAAGGAATAGCGGACTTAATTACGCGACCTGGTTTAATCAATGTCGACTTTGCTGACGTACGCACTGTTATGTCTGAAATGGGTATGGCTATGATGGGAACTGGTAGTGCAACTGGTGAGCAGCGCGCTCGGCAAGCAGCTGAAGCAGCAATTGCATCTCCTTTATTAGAAGATGTTAACTTTTCTGGCGCTAAAGGTATATTAGTTAATATTACCGCTGGCTTAAATATGTCTATTGGTGAATTTGAAGAAGTAGGCGATGTTGTTAAAGAATTTATTTCTGATGACGCTACAGTTGTAGTAGGAACAGTTATTGATCCTGATATGACAGATGAAATGCGTGTTACCGTTATTGTAACAGGCTTAGGTGGTAGTGAGCGTGGAAGGGCGCAAGTAGGCAGTACTAAAGCAAGGATGAACGAGTCGACAAGAATGGACGGTTCTCTAGATTATCATCAATTAGACAGGCCTGCAGTAATGCGTAAGCAAGCGTCAATTACATCGGCACCTGCTAAAAAAGCAGCTGACGCTACTGTTCAAGATGTTGATTATTTAGACATTCCGGCTTTTTTACGTCGGCAGGAAGAAAGGATTGATTAA
- a CDS encoding DUF721 domain-containing protein, translating to MRPINRCLNKQLADICQQVIQLDKLNSLLKPLLPSHLKEFCHVGSFNKGSLLISLTNTAWATELRYYLPTLRDKLRKEAGLYQLMNIRIQIITVDNNKENNRLVQEQQLSLKARSLIREVGNLCAYKPLKQALLHLAE from the coding sequence ATGCGTCCTATTAACCGTTGCCTAAATAAGCAATTAGCTGATATATGTCAGCAAGTTATTCAATTAGATAAACTTAATTCTTTATTAAAACCCCTTCTACCGAGTCATTTAAAAGAATTTTGCCATGTAGGTAGTTTTAATAAAGGCTCTTTGCTTATTAGCCTTACTAATACAGCTTGGGCAACTGAACTTCGTTATTACTTACCTACTTTGCGTGATAAATTAAGAAAAGAAGCAGGTCTTTACCAACTTATGAATATTAGGATTCAAATTATTACCGTTGATAATAACAAAGAAAATAACAGGCTAGTCCAGGAACAGCAATTATCACTTAAAGCGCGTAGCCTTATTCGAGAGGTAGGCAATTTATGTGCTTATAAACCTTTAAAACAAGCGTTACTTCATTTAGCAGAGTAA
- a CDS encoding PH domain-containing protein — protein MMTEMADKNVVYIAKLHWLLFFWPLVLTGFGLFLGIQVEQLKEVALVLVIIGVIWLFITWVHYHFSSLTIKKKQVILRTGLLVRQTIDIPLTKIESIDIRQTLLGSIFRYGALTIIGTGGTKHFINFLQRPLTCRRYIEQLMND, from the coding sequence ATAATGACGGAGATGGCGGATAAGAACGTCGTATACATAGCAAAACTTCACTGGCTTCTATTTTTTTGGCCCCTTGTATTAACTGGGTTTGGGTTATTTTTAGGTATACAAGTAGAGCAACTTAAAGAAGTAGCTTTAGTACTCGTAATTATTGGTGTAATTTGGCTATTTATTACGTGGGTTCATTACCACTTTTCTTCTTTAACTATTAAAAAGAAACAAGTTATCTTACGTACTGGGCTCTTAGTTAGGCAAACAATAGATATTCCTTTAACTAAAATTGAAAGCATTGATATTCGTCAAACGTTATTAGGCAGTATTTTTCGCTATGGTGCACTCACTATTATAGGGACAGGTGGCACAAAACATTTTATTAATTTTTTACAAAGGCCGTTAACTTGCCGCCGCTATATTGAGCAATTAATGAATGATTAG
- the lpxC gene encoding UDP-3-O-acyl-N-acetylglucosamine deacetylase, producing the protein MMKQRTPKKMVQLTGIGLHSGDTAELKIRPAPINSGIVFRRVDLDPVVEIPACYKNVSDTMLCTSLHYNNARVATVEHLLSALAGLGIDNAYIDVNGPEIPIMDGSSAPFVFLLQAAGIREQSAAKRFIRILKPIKVEDKGKYVQFIPHNGYKISFTIDFNHPVFTDKPQIANFDFSTTSYVKEVCRARTFGFLSDYEKLREGNLAKGGSLDNAIVVDKYRILNEDGLRFESEFVAHKVLDAIGDLYLLGCGLIGAFEGYKSGHELNNRLLRELMVREDAWEYTYFDAETYQPSFGFNTIALEV; encoded by the coding sequence ATGATGAAACAAAGAACTCCTAAGAAAATGGTTCAACTGACAGGCATTGGTTTACATTCAGGTGATACTGCCGAGCTTAAAATAAGACCTGCTCCTATTAATTCCGGTATTGTTTTTAGACGTGTTGATTTAGATCCAGTTGTTGAAATTCCAGCCTGTTATAAAAATGTGAGTGATACTATGTTATGTACATCACTCCATTACAATAATGCTAGAGTGGCTACTGTTGAACACTTACTTTCAGCTTTAGCAGGTCTAGGCATTGATAATGCTTATATTGATGTCAATGGTCCTGAAATTCCTATTATGGATGGAAGTTCAGCGCCTTTTGTATTTTTACTTCAAGCAGCTGGTATTCGTGAACAAAGTGCTGCAAAACGCTTTATTCGCATTCTAAAACCTATTAAGGTTGAAGACAAAGGTAAATACGTACAATTTATTCCTCATAACGGTTATAAAATTTCATTTACTATTGATTTTAATCATCCTGTATTTACAGATAAGCCCCAAATAGCTAATTTTGATTTCTCTACAACTTCTTATGTGAAAGAAGTGTGTCGCGCTAGAACCTTTGGGTTTTTATCTGACTATGAAAAATTACGTGAAGGTAATTTAGCCAAGGGCGGAAGTTTAGATAATGCAATTGTTGTTGATAAATACCGTATTTTAAATGAAGATGGTTTACGTTTTGAAAGTGAGTTTGTTGCTCATAAAGTGTTAGATGCCATTGGCGATTTATATCTTTTAGGCTGTGGCTTAATTGGCGCTTTTGAGGGCTATAAGTCAGGTCATGAATTAAATAATCGCTTATTACGTGAATTAATGGTTCGCGAAGATGCGTGGGAATATACTTATTTTGATGCAGAAACTTATCAGCCATCTTTCGGATTTAATACAATTGCTCTTGAAGTATAA
- a CDS encoding AAA family ATPase — translation MPYNPILYFHDKQESTAYSRTPQGTLSIVRLIKNLPAWKKLAYSSILKKKSLILADWTITNLSYEAAAALQKQILTLIDDGFPVYLWQDGDIKKLTKENVSCLADKAVRNLITPSFPEEISQKAIVQHRLTKDQVHILDDYWLNQLVLESESMHLAKRQIRISDLIARRLYYNKIMWILQNTTPALTEIIDDVFPNHDSVTKLNAYFPNLNITTNYTDLILNPADIDNILAPSISHHSFLAEQLLNIEHLKVEDTEQNMNATVLEKLLLRMPILKRLELSGYETLEGNFSNLPTLTHLEELYLSFLPIDIANLQRLLTYPKELRALTIDSCQNLEGNFTKDLNFTHLESLDITSVSFSFANLEYILSQANALKSLKLTHCGKNLADNFSSGRFDFSKIETLDLSNSNVSLANLQLILRQAKSLKNLRLDNYKELTKYFCAGVDLSALEYLDVSNSTITADDFRYILNQAHSLRALILVGCTTLDAYFSGNFDFSKLETLALTNSNISASDLNQILKQASALKELKLGGHVNLTAAAAIEGIYLPNLTRLYLSYNTISTPVLELFLNKKNNLGELNLANCMHLGAPFTQPLYLENLLTLNLSNSSITVENLQVLLQAAPQLKLLNIKNCKKLILNEALKSLIKDRGINVNADDSGMGKLSQPSSIIDHAKRKVDADTKRNPNQEYTIKRTIFSLDSRPSPDVSFYRHGVFNNLGINDNACSLADAFVLQNRDEPDLIPYNSSTLPSVEQLVAHGKQAIKANKEFTYYLGRQTITFNGDLQRLDSISASEEIPYYHVEPLDVAIKFIYSKRDNLYYIQSPPGKTVTVSFLLKLNQEQPIELSPSVEKINTLAAKFLKFGEGELDLKGIAAPTGDDYLRAMIKQEKGACRHRAVAFKAEIERFYRDLPVRIVDNQCHAFVEVMLEGQWVRYDLGGYPAKLTITESANLDNFKIAKYEQHLATWKREKPPVESVKAYCQSLMQTNDIKKRLVELNSVEDVQVMQLSLQDYCKHTSRPCFYINSPDDLICSAPFVTRFENKGELQKGPGGPLYDFLQAHRESNPPPVLIINYDHFDADDIVRFNSLLDKERQVEGINLPEKTLVLGLRNCKKPDCYQGADFYSRFNCVETPLVNTDRLTAHLNTIAPLAIREKIPNELDEQVISINLYNAPNWKDRLLGYWNIQGDDLYFIAGELEQAFAKGNPIELQNVPWDCPEFKRFWRQATMLGYIDYAGQRINVPKDLQLITSQGYAWSKLTTQVTVEATLSSQALVLNPGQLTHFFTLFDCYDGKLDMQPGLLDRYTKQTLAVNLTRDLSEDEWAQFLSACQEKHIKLTIHLSPNVTLPAPLAKGIKAIAPTLFPLNKQLNQSTTVITSTDLNTTLQTIAKAENDYQIIDVSECSPEDLLLYTKSEFDSEKRQFVFQQTKQALLQALDEGKRVILKGHFSNELIDALAPLLLARENNNDAKGQLILLSDKPCFSFLPTQLHQVTAKDKRLQLEKRFSILEINRLPEELMTKESLNQLTARLTYWRCHPTTESSDEAWQGLQGISGGVRLAEFNAQGSVAIAEEFNQKRLAAVNQALIYSPYVFLTGLTGVGKSTFVEKNFTTSTEVLYTNENKLVEWASDKTPGKRKILFIDEANLSKRQWSEFEGLMYFPPSILIKGRYYPLTEEHKVIFAGNPVNYGDERQLAPFFAEHGNALIFEPMPQEFIYEKLIKPVFINTPLADHIEMISQSLLAAYRFLCKCSTDEVLISPRDVQMMALLIASYVDSHPSISLADMESAAKHYAYQVAVNNVPDLHRQAFEKQFKPSIEISNNAATLPAIQDGFLVTSSRLRIHRQLDELLNLREFRQTKAQNKAQKYGGLGGLILEGEPGIGKSELVLASLRARGYEEVIFRSKDETKKSDEEKVKEKPLPAKPFYRMPVSLSLKEKEKLLKKAFKQGAVVVIDEINSSPMMERLLNDLLMGNNKQERPSKPGFLVIGTQNPVTMAGRKAASTALARRVIKTVLPTYDTQEMQAILISKGLSAKKAKQLVTAYENNVHKAKQAHLEPIPVFRDLINLAEQLIIAKQRKRTSFQAELNATITDPIKVNTNQLLVENLFGMTITKTQADMFIALFKTLQEKNEKINCLKKKIIPLIDITALSENNQSYLVELMFIKQQAIHCIDNNIARRDSNITSKVDFLYDTKRKIAKNIELTQLKESILNSPLKSLNDLVADIERKSDSVLGKGTFSRISKDLNELIKQEGNLLANYHQQVPISYNNQALNLNFSEFTNFT, via the coding sequence ATGCCGTATAATCCTATACTTTATTTTCATGATAAACAAGAAAGTACAGCCTATAGTCGTACCCCGCAAGGCACACTTAGTATTGTCAGGCTAATTAAAAACTTACCGGCGTGGAAAAAGCTGGCATATTCAAGTATTTTGAAAAAAAAATCGCTTATCTTAGCTGATTGGACTATTACAAATTTATCTTATGAAGCCGCAGCCGCGTTACAAAAACAAATTTTAACATTAATAGATGACGGTTTCCCAGTTTATCTATGGCAAGATGGTGATATTAAGAAATTAACCAAAGAAAACGTTTCTTGTCTTGCTGATAAAGCTGTTCGTAATTTAATAACCCCTTCGTTTCCTGAAGAAATTAGCCAAAAAGCCATTGTCCAGCATCGTTTAACCAAAGATCAAGTGCATATTCTTGATGATTATTGGTTAAATCAATTAGTACTTGAATCAGAATCCATGCACCTAGCAAAGCGTCAGATTAGAATAAGTGATCTTATTGCGCGTAGATTATATTACAATAAAATCATGTGGATACTGCAAAATACTACGCCCGCTTTGACCGAAATCATTGATGATGTTTTTCCTAATCATGATTCGGTAACAAAATTAAATGCTTACTTTCCTAACTTAAATATCACGACAAATTATACAGACTTAATTCTTAATCCAGCAGATATCGACAATATTCTAGCACCATCTATTAGCCATCACAGCTTCTTAGCAGAGCAACTTCTAAACATAGAGCATTTAAAAGTTGAAGATACAGAGCAAAATATGAATGCAACCGTGTTAGAAAAACTGCTTTTGCGAATGCCAATACTTAAACGACTTGAATTAAGTGGTTATGAGACTTTAGAAGGTAACTTTAGCAATTTGCCTACTTTGACGCATTTAGAAGAGCTTTATCTAAGCTTTCTGCCTATTGATATAGCTAATTTACAGCGCTTGTTAACCTACCCTAAAGAGCTTAGAGCATTAACAATAGACAGTTGTCAAAATTTAGAAGGCAATTTTACTAAAGATCTCAACTTTACCCATCTCGAGTCACTTGATATAACGTCTGTTTCATTTAGCTTTGCAAATTTAGAATATATTTTAAGCCAAGCTAACGCATTAAAAAGCTTAAAACTAACCCATTGCGGTAAAAATTTAGCGGATAATTTTTCCTCAGGACGCTTCGATTTTTCTAAAATAGAAACCCTTGATCTCTCTAATAGCAACGTTTCTCTGGCTAATTTGCAACTTATTTTAAGGCAAGCTAAATCACTTAAAAACTTACGTTTGGATAACTACAAAGAACTTACCAAGTATTTCTGTGCGGGGGTAGATTTATCAGCCTTAGAGTACTTAGACGTGTCTAACAGCACTATTACCGCCGATGACTTTCGTTATATTTTAAACCAAGCGCACTCGCTTAGAGCCTTAATTCTTGTAGGTTGCACAACGTTAGACGCCTATTTTTCAGGTAATTTTGATTTTAGTAAACTTGAAACGCTTGCCCTGACAAATAGTAATATTTCCGCATCCGATTTAAATCAGATTTTAAAGCAAGCTAGTGCGCTTAAAGAATTAAAATTAGGAGGGCATGTAAATTTAACAGCAGCTGCTGCTATAGAAGGCATCTATTTACCAAACCTTACCCGCCTTTATTTAAGTTATAATACAATTAGCACACCCGTTTTAGAACTTTTCTTAAATAAAAAAAATAATTTAGGAGAATTAAATCTTGCCAATTGCATGCACTTAGGGGCGCCTTTTACCCAGCCATTGTATTTAGAAAACCTACTGACACTTAACCTATCTAATTCCAGTATTACTGTCGAAAATTTACAGGTACTATTACAAGCTGCGCCTCAACTTAAATTGTTAAATATCAAAAATTGCAAAAAACTAATTCTTAATGAGGCTTTAAAATCATTAATAAAAGACAGAGGAATTAATGTTAATGCTGATGATTCTGGTATGGGGAAGCTATCGCAACCCTCCTCTATCATAGACCATGCAAAGCGCAAAGTAGACGCAGATACAAAACGTAATCCTAATCAAGAATATACTATTAAGCGTACTATTTTTTCCCTTGATTCTCGTCCCTCACCAGACGTAAGTTTTTATCGTCATGGTGTTTTCAATAATTTAGGCATTAACGATAACGCCTGTTCGCTAGCAGATGCCTTTGTTTTGCAAAATCGAGACGAACCTGACTTGATCCCGTATAATTCAAGTACGTTGCCCTCCGTTGAACAACTCGTTGCCCACGGCAAACAAGCCATTAAAGCAAATAAAGAATTTACCTATTATTTAGGTAGGCAAACAATAACATTTAACGGTGACTTACAAAGGCTTGATTCAATCTCAGCCAGCGAAGAAATACCTTATTATCATGTTGAGCCCCTTGATGTAGCTATTAAATTTATCTACTCAAAGCGGGATAATCTTTATTATATTCAAAGCCCGCCAGGTAAAACAGTAACCGTGTCTTTCTTGCTTAAATTAAACCAAGAACAGCCCATAGAATTATCACCGTCCGTAGAAAAAATAAATACACTTGCGGCTAAATTTTTGAAATTTGGCGAGGGCGAATTAGATCTAAAGGGGATAGCAGCGCCAACAGGTGACGATTATTTAAGAGCAATGATAAAGCAAGAAAAAGGGGCTTGTCGGCATCGTGCCGTAGCATTTAAAGCCGAAATAGAGCGATTTTATCGTGATTTGCCAGTCCGTATAGTTGATAACCAATGTCATGCCTTTGTTGAAGTCATGTTAGAAGGCCAGTGGGTTCGCTACGATCTAGGCGGCTACCCAGCTAAATTAACGATTACTGAGTCTGCTAACCTTGATAATTTTAAAATTGCAAAATATGAGCAGCACCTAGCTACTTGGAAGCGAGAAAAACCTCCTGTAGAATCCGTCAAAGCTTATTGCCAAAGTTTAATGCAAACCAATGATATTAAAAAACGCTTGGTAGAACTAAACTCGGTTGAAGATGTGCAAGTGATGCAATTAAGCTTGCAAGATTATTGCAAGCATACCTCGCGACCCTGTTTTTATATTAACTCGCCTGATGATTTAATTTGTTCAGCGCCTTTTGTCACTCGCTTTGAAAATAAAGGTGAGCTTCAAAAAGGACCAGGCGGCCCCTTATATGATTTCTTACAGGCACATAGAGAAAGTAATCCACCACCGGTGTTGATCATTAATTATGATCATTTTGATGCTGACGACATTGTGCGTTTTAATAGTCTTTTAGATAAAGAGCGACAGGTAGAGGGTATTAATTTACCTGAAAAAACATTAGTTTTGGGCTTGAGAAATTGCAAAAAACCTGATTGCTATCAAGGTGCTGATTTTTATTCTCGTTTTAACTGCGTTGAAACCCCATTAGTTAATACAGATAGGTTAACTGCTCATTTAAATACAATCGCCCCTTTAGCAATACGGGAAAAAATACCTAACGAACTAGATGAGCAAGTCATAAGTATTAATCTTTATAATGCACCTAACTGGAAAGATCGTTTACTAGGGTACTGGAATATTCAAGGTGATGACTTGTATTTTATTGCCGGGGAATTAGAGCAAGCGTTTGCAAAAGGAAACCCCATCGAATTACAAAATGTGCCCTGGGATTGTCCAGAATTTAAACGATTTTGGCGACAAGCTACGATGTTAGGTTATATTGACTATGCAGGACAACGAATTAATGTCCCTAAAGATTTACAGCTTATAACAAGTCAAGGATATGCATGGTCTAAATTAACGACCCAAGTCACTGTGGAGGCAACGCTTTCATCGCAGGCTTTAGTATTAAATCCAGGGCAATTAACTCATTTCTTTACTTTATTTGATTGCTACGATGGCAAGCTTGATATGCAACCAGGCTTGCTTGATCGCTATACCAAGCAAACACTCGCTGTTAATCTCACTCGTGATTTAAGTGAAGATGAATGGGCACAATTTTTGTCAGCTTGCCAAGAAAAACACATTAAACTCACCATTCATTTAAGCCCTAATGTAACCTTGCCCGCCCCTCTTGCCAAAGGCATTAAAGCAATCGCGCCAACCCTATTTCCTTTAAATAAACAACTTAACCAATCCACTACGGTAATTACAAGTACCGATCTCAATACTACATTACAAACCATTGCAAAGGCAGAGAATGATTATCAAATTATTGATGTTTCTGAATGTAGTCCTGAGGATTTACTGCTTTATACTAAAAGTGAGTTTGATAGTGAAAAAAGGCAATTCGTTTTTCAACAAACTAAGCAAGCCTTGTTGCAAGCCTTAGATGAAGGTAAACGTGTTATTTTAAAAGGTCATTTCTCAAATGAATTGATAGACGCGTTAGCACCTTTACTGTTAGCGAGAGAGAATAATAATGACGCTAAAGGGCAATTGATTCTTCTTAGTGATAAGCCTTGTTTTTCATTTCTGCCTACACAACTGCATCAAGTCACTGCAAAAGATAAACGCTTACAATTGGAAAAACGATTTAGTATATTGGAAATTAATCGCCTGCCTGAAGAGTTAATGACTAAAGAATCCCTAAACCAACTAACAGCGCGGCTTACCTACTGGCGTTGTCATCCAACTACGGAATCTAGTGATGAGGCCTGGCAAGGCTTACAAGGTATATCAGGCGGAGTCAGACTAGCTGAATTTAATGCACAAGGTAGTGTTGCCATTGCAGAGGAATTTAATCAAAAACGGTTGGCTGCGGTTAATCAAGCATTAATATATAGCCCTTATGTTTTTTTGACAGGTCTAACTGGCGTAGGTAAGTCGACCTTTGTCGAAAAGAATTTTACTACCAGCACGGAAGTGCTTTATACAAACGAAAATAAGCTTGTTGAGTGGGCGAGTGATAAAACACCTGGCAAGCGTAAAATTCTTTTTATTGATGAGGCTAATTTAAGTAAACGCCAATGGAGTGAGTTTGAAGGGTTAATGTACTTCCCGCCAAGTATTTTGATTAAAGGAAGATATTATCCTTTAACCGAAGAGCATAAAGTTATTTTTGCTGGTAATCCAGTTAATTATGGTGATGAACGCCAATTAGCACCTTTTTTTGCCGAGCATGGCAATGCGCTCATTTTTGAGCCCATGCCTCAAGAATTTATCTATGAAAAATTAATTAAACCTGTTTTTATTAACACCCCGCTTGCAGATCATATTGAAATGATAAGCCAATCTTTACTCGCTGCTTATCGTTTTTTATGTAAGTGTTCAACAGATGAGGTGTTAATTTCACCGCGTGATGTACAAATGATGGCTTTGTTAATTGCCTCGTATGTCGATTCGCATCCATCTATAAGTCTTGCAGATATGGAAAGTGCGGCTAAGCACTATGCTTATCAAGTTGCTGTTAATAATGTACCTGACTTACATCGGCAAGCTTTTGAAAAACAGTTTAAACCTAGTATTGAGATCTCTAATAATGCTGCGACATTGCCAGCTATACAAGATGGTTTTTTAGTAACTTCTTCACGTTTACGCATTCACCGCCAGCTTGATGAACTATTAAATTTGCGTGAATTTAGACAAACAAAAGCACAAAATAAAGCACAAAAATATGGTGGATTAGGTGGGCTTATTTTAGAGGGCGAGCCTGGTATTGGCAAAAGCGAATTAGTGCTTGCTAGTTTAAGAGCACGTGGCTATGAAGAGGTCATCTTTCGTAGTAAAGACGAAACTAAAAAAAGTGATGAGGAAAAAGTTAAAGAAAAGCCATTACCTGCCAAGCCTTTTTATCGTATGCCCGTAAGTTTATCGCTCAAAGAAAAAGAAAAGTTACTAAAGAAAGCATTTAAGCAAGGTGCTGTTGTAGTTATCGATGAAATAAATAGTTCACCGATGATGGAGCGTTTGTTAAATGATTTACTTATGGGAAATAACAAGCAAGAAAGACCTTCTAAGCCTGGTTTTTTAGTGATAGGCACTCAAAATCCGGTGACTATGGCAGGCCGTAAAGCGGCAAGTACTGCCTTAGCGAGACGAGTAATTAAAACAGTATTACCTACTTATGATACGCAAGAGATGCAAGCTATTTTAATTAGTAAAGGTTTGTCAGCTAAAAAAGCCAAGCAATTAGTGACCGCTTATGAAAACAATGTACATAAAGCTAAACAAGCACATTTAGAGCCAATACCAGTTTTTAGAGATTTGATCAACCTTGCAGAGCAACTTATTATAGCTAAACAAAGAAAAAGAACCTCATTTCAAGCTGAGCTCAATGCAACTATCACTGATCCAATTAAAGTTAATACCAATCAGCTTTTGGTAGAAAATTTATTTGGAATGACTATTACAAAAACACAGGCTGATATGTTTATAGCTCTATTTAAAACACTGCAAGAAAAAAATGAAAAAATTAATTGTCTTAAAAAAAAAATTATACCACTTATTGATATCACGGCACTTAGTGAAAATAACCAGAGTTATTTGGTTGAGTTAATGTTTATTAAGCAGCAAGCAATACATTGTATCGATAATAATATAGCTAGGCGGGATAGTAATATAACGTCCAAAGTAGATTTTCTCTATGATACAAAAAGAAAAATAGCTAAAAACATAGAGTTAACACAACTAAAAGAGTCTATCTTAAATAGTCCACTCAAAAGCTTAAATGATTTAGTTGCAGATATTGAAAGAAAATCTGATTCAGTATTAGGGAAAGGAACGTTTAGCCGGATTAGTAAAGATCTAAACGAATTAATAAAGCAAGAAGGGAATTTATTAGCTAACTATCATCAACAGGTGCCAATTAGTTATAATAATCAAGCGCTAAATCTTAACTTTAGTGAATTTACTAATTTTACTTAA
- a CDS encoding phosphotransferase, giving the protein MISEHWSYNFLKQNISSISSLQGGMQHYLDLIELADSTKWVCKKFANQTWLGEITYQQLWISEKIANLVADELSLTYKALCPENDSPILKLKEGYGLIRPFCVGKTSPTVTIDQAQLLGKVLAHIHALNISDINALPFPSINWPQEFNCPPWLQAVIQECNEIAPTETWIISHRDIHASNLVWQNPDTVHLIDWESAGLIHPGIELIGLACNCAGLTRGYFLDHLFVAVLQGYRQVRAAIPMIPEGYWVLIWQSWLLWYLYVIQKNFKQEILATEAILHLLKVKQPILQAIYKQQLKCEAKA; this is encoded by the coding sequence ATGATTAGTGAACATTGGTCATATAATTTTTTAAAGCAAAATATTTCTTCTATTTCATCTTTACAAGGTGGAATGCAACATTATCTTGATTTAATTGAGCTAGCTGATTCTACTAAATGGGTATGTAAAAAGTTTGCAAATCAAACCTGGCTAGGCGAAATTACTTATCAACAACTATGGATTTCAGAGAAAATAGCTAATTTAGTAGCTGATGAATTGAGTTTAACTTATAAAGCATTATGCCCCGAAAATGATTCTCCTATTTTAAAACTTAAAGAGGGCTATGGCCTCATTCGCCCCTTTTGTGTAGGAAAAACAAGCCCAACTGTAACAATTGATCAAGCGCAGCTTTTAGGTAAAGTGTTAGCCCATATCCATGCATTAAATATTAGTGATATTAATGCCTTACCTTTTCCATCAATAAATTGGCCGCAAGAATTTAATTGTCCACCATGGTTACAGGCAGTTATTCAGGAGTGTAATGAAATAGCACCTACTGAAACATGGATTATTAGTCATCGTGATATTCACGCTTCAAATCTTGTTTGGCAAAATCCAGATACAGTGCACCTTATAGATTGGGAAAGTGCAGGGTTAATTCATCCTGGAATAGAATTAATAGGGCTTGCTTGTAATTGTGCAGGATTAACCCGAGGATATTTCCTAGATCATTTATTTGTGGCTGTACTGCAAGGCTATCGTCAAGTCAGAGCAGCTATACCTATGATTCCAGAGGGATATTGGGTCTTAATCTGGCAAAGCTGGCTTTTATGGTACTTATATGTCATCCAAAAAAACTTTAAGCAGGAAATTCTAGCTACAGAGGCAATTTTACATTTATTAAAAGTGAAACAACCAATTTTACAAGCAATTTATAAGCAGCAACTTAAATGCGAAGCCAAAGCTTAA